ACGGATGCGCCTCCACGTCTTATAGTTAGTTACATGAGTGATTAACCATTTAACCAAGCAGGAGGTGACGCGGGTGCTGATGCACTTCAACGACGAGCAGCCCATCTATCAGCAGATCGCCCGGGGCATCGAGGACGCCATCCTAGCGGGCGCGTTTGCCGAGGAGAGCCAGGTGCCCTCCACCACAGAGCTGTCCGTCACCTACAAAATCAATCCTGCCACAGCGCTCAAGGGGGTCAATATGTTGGTGGAAAACGGTATCCTGTACAAAAAACGCGGGCTGGGCATGTTTGTGCGCGCAGGCGCGGTCGCACAGCTGTCGACGCAGCGGCGGGAGCAGTTCT
Above is a window of Maliibacterium massiliense DNA encoding:
- a CDS encoding GntR family transcriptional regulator; protein product: MLMHFNDEQPIYQQIARGIEDAILAGAFAEESQVPSTTELSVTYKINPATALKGVNMLVENGILYKKRGLGMFVRAGAVAQLSTQRREQFYQQFILPLVAEARALHIAPADIAKMIERGYDHEQHD